One part of the Anser cygnoides isolate HZ-2024a breed goose chromosome 9, Taihu_goose_T2T_genome, whole genome shotgun sequence genome encodes these proteins:
- the TRPM2 gene encoding transient receptor potential cation channel subfamily M member 2 isoform X3 — protein sequence MASLYFKDFWNKLDVCAIVVFITGLTCRLIPSTLYPGRIILSLAFIIFCLRLMHIFTVSRTLGPKIIIVKRMMKDVFFFLFLLAVWVVSFGVAKQAILIHNEERVEWLFRGVVYHSYLTIFGQIPSYIDGVNFNIDQCSPNGTDPYKPKCPETNEDNKKPIFPEWLTVILLCLYLLFTNILLLNLLIAMFNYTFQQVQAHTDQIWKFQRHDLIEEYHGRPPAPPPFILLNHLQLLVRRGLLCRPATRHKQLKEKLEKNEEAALLSWEMYMKENYLQHQQRQEKQNTEQKIRDIAQRVDVLAELLDLDRVKRTGLVEQRLIALEDQVHQSAKALRWIMQALQGNGFTSEEDVPPLVSSRTSEVKELDLEEKPEEKQPPYHVLTRNLIYPGSHTIRFPVPDEKVPWEVEFQLYDPPAYSADHKDTAVQDPFNLSLESLLKINYNAMDGLIDRQSFHGLYAVQDGLPLNPMGRTGLRGRGRLHRFGPNHALHPVVTRWRRNLDGSIIRKSLKKMLEVLVAQYPLSDVWALPGGSLEPGEILPLKLKWILRREFWPQFQNLLKQGTEIHKGYLDDPRNTDNAWVETVAVSIHFDSQNDVQMKRLNSFLQGCDPELCIRWQVLDRRMPLHANHKLLLYKVSTLLGAYY from the exons ATGGCTTCCCTGTACTTCAAGGACTTCTGGAATAAGTTGGATGTCTGTGCCATCGTGGTCTTTATCACGGGGCTGACTTGCAG GCTCATTCCATCAACTTTATATCCCGGACGCATCATATTGTCAttggcttttattattttctgcctGCGTCTGATGCATATTTTCACAGTCAGTAGAACGCTGGGCCCCAAGATCATCATTGTGAAGCGCATG ATGAAGGAtgtcttcttcttcctcttcctgctaGCAGTGTGGGTGGTATCCTTTGGGGTTGCCAAGCAGGCCATCCTGATCCACAATGAGGAACGTGTGGAGTGGCTTTTCCGCGGTGTAGTCTACCACTCCTACCTGACCATCTTCGGACAGATTCCTTCCTACATTGATG GGGTGAACTTCAACATTGATCAGTGCAGCCCCAATGGGACTGACCCCTACAAGCCCAAGTGCCCAGAGACCAATGAGGACAACAAGAAACCCATCTTCCCAGAGTGGCTGACGGTCATCTTACTGTGCCTGTACCTGCTGTTCACCAACATCCTCCTCCTTAACCTCCTCATCGCCATGTTCAA CTACACGTTCCAGCAGGTCCAGGCACACACAGACCAGATCTGGAAGTTCCAGAGGCATGACCTGATCGAGGAATACCATGGGCGCCCACCCGCACCTCCGCCGTTCATCCTTCTCAaccacctgcagctcctggtcCGGCGAGGCCTGCTGTGCAGGCCGGCCACGCGCCACAAACAGCTCA AAGAGAAGCTGGAGAAGAATGAAGAAGCTGCCCTTCTCTCCTGGGAGATGTACATGAAGGAGAACtacctgcagcaccagcagcgccAGGAGAAGCAgaacacagagcagaaaatcaGAGACATTGCACAGAG AGTTGATGtactggcagagctgctggactTGGATCGGGTGAAGAGGACAGGTCTGGTGGAGCAGAGATTGATCGCTCTAGAAGACCAG GTTCATCAGAGTGCCAAAGCCTTGAGGTGGATTATGCAGGCCCTGCAGGGCAATGGCTTCACTTCAGAGGAGGACGTGCCGCCCTTGG TCTCCAGCAGAACCTCAGAGGTAAAGGAGTTGGACCTGGAGGAGAAACCTGAAGAGAAGCAGCCCCCATACCATGTGCTTACTCGAAACCTCATCTACCCAGGGTCTCACACCATCCGCTTCCCTGTGCCGGATGAGAAGGTGCCCTGGGAG GTGGAATTCCAGCTGTATGACCCTCCTGCCTACTCAGCCGACCACAAGGACACAGCTGTGCAAGACCCGTTCAACCT ctccttAGAGTCTCTCCTGAAGATAAACTACAATGCTATGGATGGGCTGATTGACCGGCAGAGCTTCCATGGCCTCTACGCTGTGCAGGATGGACTGCCGCT GAATCCCATGGGCAGGACAGGTCTGCGAGGCCGCGGGAGGCTGCACCGCTTTGGGCCCAACCATGCCCTGCACCCAGTTGTGACCCG ctggaggaggaacTTGGATGGGTCCATTATCAGGAAGAGCCTGAAGAAGATGCTGGAAGTGCTGGTGGCCCAGTACCCCCTGTCAGATGTCTGGGCTCTGCCTGGG GGGTCGCTGGAGCCAGGCGAGATACTGCCGCTGAAACTCAAGTGGATCCTGCGCCGGGAGTTCTGGCCCCAGTTCCAGAACTTGCTGAAGCAAGGCACCGAG ATACACAAAGGGTACCTTGATGACCCCCGCaacacagacaatgcctggGTTGAGACTGTTGCTGTCAGCATACACTTTGACAGTCAGAACGATGTGCAGATGAAGCGGCTGAATTCG TTCCTCCAGGGCTGTGACCCAGAGCTGTGCATCCGCTGGCAGGTGCTGGACAGGAGGATGCCCCTGCACGCCAACCACAAGTTGCTCCTGTACAAGGTCTCGACCCTCCTTGGTGCCTACTACTGA
- the TRPM2 gene encoding transient receptor potential cation channel subfamily M member 2 isoform X1 has protein sequence MAVHGRHSKVLPSELNKVCPESEDSRSVHPMKMSDFEVFPNLQQSSSSISRSRRKAHFPSGNNEKENLISWIPENIRKKECVHFVESSQTSDSGRIVCECGYLREQHLEDAVKTPLFLGKEWDPSRHIQEMPTDAFGDIHFAGLGQKMGKYVRVSSDTPPRVIYHLMTQHWGLDAPNLLISVTGGAKNFIMKPRLKNIFRQGLVKVAQTTGAWIITGGSHAGVMKQVGEAVRDFILNCSYKEAEIVTIGIATWGTVYNRDSLICPMGGFPAEYILDEENQGSLSCLDSNHSHFILVDDGTHGRYGVEIPLRTRLEKFISEQTKVKGGVAIKIPIVCVVLEGGPGTLDTIYNAITNGTPCVVVEGSGRVADVIAQVANLPVPKITIALIRKKLSVLFHDTYELFTEGKLVEWTKKIQDIVRSQHLLTIFREGKYGQQDVDVAILQALFKASQNQDHFGRENWDHQLKLAVAWNRVDIARSEVFTDNHEWKPTDLHPVMAAALISNKPEFVKLFLEQGVRLKEFATWDTLIYLYNNMASSCLFHSKLQKVLLEETEHTASSKMPRIQLHHVSQVLRELLGHSTQPLYPKPKHVERPRLSIPVPHIKLNVQGSSLRSLYKRSAGRVTFSMDPVRDLLIWAVVQNRKELAEIIWAQSQDCMAAALACSKILKELAKEEEDTDTTDEMLALAVQYENKAIGVFTDCYRKDEERAQKLLIRVSEAWGKTTCLQLALEAKNMNFVAHGGVQAFLTKVWWGKLCIDNGLWRVIACMLFFPLLYTSLITFREKKLQPMNCLTRFRAFFTAPVVIFHMNILSYFTFLLLFAYVLMVDFQPLPSWWEYLIYFWLFSLVCEEMRQLLYDPDGLGVLKMASLYFKDFWNKLDVCAIVVFITGLTCRLIPSTLYPGRIILSLAFIIFCLRLMHIFTVSRTLGPKIIIVKRMMKDVFFFLFLLAVWVVSFGVAKQAILIHNEERVEWLFRGVVYHSYLTIFGQIPSYIDGVNFNIDQCSPNGTDPYKPKCPETNEDNKKPIFPEWLTVILLCLYLLFTNILLLNLLIAMFNYTFQQVQAHTDQIWKFQRHDLIEEYHGRPPAPPPFILLNHLQLLVRRGLLCRPATRHKQLKEKLEKNEEAALLSWEMYMKENYLQHQQRQEKQNTEQKIRDIAQRVDVLAELLDLDRVKRTGLVEQRLIALEDQVHQSAKALRWIMQALQGNGFTSEEDVPPLVSSRTSEVKELDLEEKPEEKQPPYHVLTRNLIYPGSHTIRFPVPDEKVPWEVEFQLYDPPAYSADHKDTAVQDPFNLSLESLLKINYNAMDGLIDRQSFHGLYAVQDGLPLNPMGRTGLRGRGRLHRFGPNHALHPVVTRWRRNLDGSIIRKSLKKMLEVLVAQYPLSDVWALPGGSLEPGEILPLKLKWILRREFWPQFQNLLKQGTEIHKGYLDDPRNTDNAWVETVAVSIHFDSQNDVQMKRLNSFLQGCDPELCIRWQVLDRRMPLHANHKLLLYKVSTLLGAYY, from the exons ATGGCTGTGCATGGCCGGCACAGCAAGGTGCTCCCCTCCGAGCTGAACAAGGTGTGCCCTGAGAGTGAAGACAGTCGCTCCGTGCACCCCATGAAGATGAGTGACTTCGAGGTGTTCCCCaacctccagcagagcagcagcagcatctcaaGGAGCAGACGGAAGGCACATTTTCCCTCTGGGAACAATGAGAAG GAAAATCTCATCTCATGGATTCCTGAAAATATCCGGAAGAAAGAGTGTGTGCACTTCGTGGAAAGTTCCCAGACATCAGATTCTGG GAGGATTGTGTGCGAGTGCGGCTACCTCAGGGAACAGCACCTGGAAGATGCTGTCAAAACTCCCCTCTTCCTGGGGAAGGAATGGGACCCCAGCAGGCACATCCAGGAAATGCCAACAGATGCCTTTGGGGACATCCACTTTGCAGGCCTGGGACAGAAGATGGGAAAG TATGTGCGTGTCTCCTCTGATACTCCTCCACGGGTCATCTACCACCTCATGACACAGCACTGGGGCCTTGATGCACCCAACCTGCTCATCTCGGTTACTGGTGGAGCCAAAAACTTCATCATGAAGCCAAGGCTAAAGAACATCTTCCGGCAAGGGCTAGTCAAAGTGGCCCAGACCACTG GGGCCTGGATCATCACAGGGGGGTCCCATGCTGGTGTGATGAAACAGGTGGGAGAGGCAGTGCGAGACTTCATCCTCAACTGCAGCTACAAGGAGGCCGAGATTGTCACCATTGGCATAGCCACCTGGGGGACTGTGTACAACCGGGACAGCCTCATCTGCCCCATG GGTGGCTTTCCAGCTGAGTACATCCTGGATGAGGAGAACCAAGGAAGCCTCTCGTGCCTGGACAGCAACCACTCCCACTTCATCCTAGTGGACGATGGGACCCATGGGAGGTACGGAGTGGAAATCCCCCTGAGGACCCGGCTGGAGAAGTTCATTTCGGAGCAGACCAAGGTGAAAGGAG GCGTTGCCATCAAGATCCCCATTGTTTGTGTGGTGCTGGAAGGAGGCCCTGGGACACTTGAT ACCATCTACAATGCCATCACCAATGGGACACCCTGTGTGGTTGTAGAAGGGTCTGGGCGTGTGGCGGATGTCATTGCACAGGTGGCCAACCTGCCTGTGCCCAAGATAACCATCGCTTTGATACGGAAGAAGCTCAGTGTGCTTTTCCACGACACCTATGAGCTCTTCACCGAGGGCAAGCTGGTGGAGTGGACCAAGAAG ATCCAAGACATAGTGCGGAGCCAGCATCTCCTGACCATTTTCAGAGAGGGCAAGTATGGCCAGCAGGATGTGGATGTGGCCATCCTCCAGGCCCTGTTCAAAG CATCCCAAAACCAAGATCACTTTGGTCGTGAGAACTGGGACCACCAGCTGAAGTTAGCTGTGGCCTGGAACAGGGTGGACATTGCTCGGAGTGAGGTCTTCACAGACAACCACGAGTGGAAG CCTACAGATCTCCACCCTGTGATGGCAGCTGCCCTGATCTCAAACAAGCCAGAGTTTGTGAAGCTGTTCCTGGAACAGGGAGTACGTCTCAAGGAGTTTGCCACCTGGGACACCCTCATTTACCTCTACAACAACATGGCATCATCCTGCCTGTTCCACAGCAAGCTGCAAAAGGTCCTGCTGGAGGAGACAGAGCACACAGCTAGCTCCAAAATGCCAAGAATCCAACTGCACCATGTCTCCCAGGTGCTGCGGGAGCTTCTGGGCCACTCCACACAGCCTCTCTACCCCAAGCCCAAGCACGTTGAGCGGCCCCGGCTCTCCATCCCTGTCCCGCACATCAAGCTGAAT GTCCAGGGGTCAAGCCTCCGGTCCCTCTACAAGCGCTCTGCTGGCCGAGTCACTTTCAGCATGGATCCAGTCCGTGACCTGCTCATTTGGGCTGTGGTCCAGAACCGCAAGGAACTGGCAGAAATCATCTGGGCCCAG AGCCAGGACTGCATGGCGGCTGCTCTGGCCTGCAGTAAAATCCTAAAGGAACTTgccaaggaggaggaagacacTGACACCACTGATGAAATGCTGGCCCTGGCTGTGCAGTATGAGAACAAGGCAATTG GTGTGTTCACAGACTGCTATCGCAAGGATGAAGAGAGGGCCCAGAAGCTCCTCATCCGTGTCTCCGAGGCCTGGGGGAAAACAACTTGTCTGCAGTTGGCACTGGAGGCcaaaaacatgaattttgtGGCCCATGGAGGTGTCCAA GCCTTTCTGACAAAAGTCTGGTGGGGGAAGCTGTGCATTGACAATGGGCTTTGGCGGGTGATTGCGTGCATGCTCTTCTTCCCACTTCTCTACACCAGCCTCATCACCTTCAG GGAGAAGAAGCTGCAGCCCATGAACTGCCTGACACGTTTCCGGGCCTTCTTCACGGCACCTGTCGTCATCTTCCACATGAACATTCTCTCTTACTTCACCTTTCTCCTGCTCTTCGCCTACGTCCTGATGGTTGACTTCCAGCCGTTACCATCCTGGTGGGAGTACCTCATCTACTTCTGGCTCTTCTCCTTGGTGTGCGAGGAGATGCGCCAG CTGTTGTATGACCCAGATGGGCTTGGGGTCCTGAAAATGGCTTCCCTGTACTTCAAGGACTTCTGGAATAAGTTGGATGTCTGTGCCATCGTGGTCTTTATCACGGGGCTGACTTGCAG GCTCATTCCATCAACTTTATATCCCGGACGCATCATATTGTCAttggcttttattattttctgcctGCGTCTGATGCATATTTTCACAGTCAGTAGAACGCTGGGCCCCAAGATCATCATTGTGAAGCGCATG ATGAAGGAtgtcttcttcttcctcttcctgctaGCAGTGTGGGTGGTATCCTTTGGGGTTGCCAAGCAGGCCATCCTGATCCACAATGAGGAACGTGTGGAGTGGCTTTTCCGCGGTGTAGTCTACCACTCCTACCTGACCATCTTCGGACAGATTCCTTCCTACATTGATG GGGTGAACTTCAACATTGATCAGTGCAGCCCCAATGGGACTGACCCCTACAAGCCCAAGTGCCCAGAGACCAATGAGGACAACAAGAAACCCATCTTCCCAGAGTGGCTGACGGTCATCTTACTGTGCCTGTACCTGCTGTTCACCAACATCCTCCTCCTTAACCTCCTCATCGCCATGTTCAA CTACACGTTCCAGCAGGTCCAGGCACACACAGACCAGATCTGGAAGTTCCAGAGGCATGACCTGATCGAGGAATACCATGGGCGCCCACCCGCACCTCCGCCGTTCATCCTTCTCAaccacctgcagctcctggtcCGGCGAGGCCTGCTGTGCAGGCCGGCCACGCGCCACAAACAGCTCA AAGAGAAGCTGGAGAAGAATGAAGAAGCTGCCCTTCTCTCCTGGGAGATGTACATGAAGGAGAACtacctgcagcaccagcagcgccAGGAGAAGCAgaacacagagcagaaaatcaGAGACATTGCACAGAG AGTTGATGtactggcagagctgctggactTGGATCGGGTGAAGAGGACAGGTCTGGTGGAGCAGAGATTGATCGCTCTAGAAGACCAG GTTCATCAGAGTGCCAAAGCCTTGAGGTGGATTATGCAGGCCCTGCAGGGCAATGGCTTCACTTCAGAGGAGGACGTGCCGCCCTTGG TCTCCAGCAGAACCTCAGAGGTAAAGGAGTTGGACCTGGAGGAGAAACCTGAAGAGAAGCAGCCCCCATACCATGTGCTTACTCGAAACCTCATCTACCCAGGGTCTCACACCATCCGCTTCCCTGTGCCGGATGAGAAGGTGCCCTGGGAG GTGGAATTCCAGCTGTATGACCCTCCTGCCTACTCAGCCGACCACAAGGACACAGCTGTGCAAGACCCGTTCAACCT ctccttAGAGTCTCTCCTGAAGATAAACTACAATGCTATGGATGGGCTGATTGACCGGCAGAGCTTCCATGGCCTCTACGCTGTGCAGGATGGACTGCCGCT GAATCCCATGGGCAGGACAGGTCTGCGAGGCCGCGGGAGGCTGCACCGCTTTGGGCCCAACCATGCCCTGCACCCAGTTGTGACCCG ctggaggaggaacTTGGATGGGTCCATTATCAGGAAGAGCCTGAAGAAGATGCTGGAAGTGCTGGTGGCCCAGTACCCCCTGTCAGATGTCTGGGCTCTGCCTGGG GGGTCGCTGGAGCCAGGCGAGATACTGCCGCTGAAACTCAAGTGGATCCTGCGCCGGGAGTTCTGGCCCCAGTTCCAGAACTTGCTGAAGCAAGGCACCGAG ATACACAAAGGGTACCTTGATGACCCCCGCaacacagacaatgcctggGTTGAGACTGTTGCTGTCAGCATACACTTTGACAGTCAGAACGATGTGCAGATGAAGCGGCTGAATTCG TTCCTCCAGGGCTGTGACCCAGAGCTGTGCATCCGCTGGCAGGTGCTGGACAGGAGGATGCCCCTGCACGCCAACCACAAGTTGCTCCTGTACAAGGTCTCGACCCTCCTTGGTGCCTACTACTGA
- the TRPM2 gene encoding transient receptor potential cation channel subfamily M member 2 isoform X2 codes for MRRQVQQLLEEENLISWIPENIRKKECVHFVESSQTSDSGRIVCECGYLREQHLEDAVKTPLFLGKEWDPSRHIQEMPTDAFGDIHFAGLGQKMGKYVRVSSDTPPRVIYHLMTQHWGLDAPNLLISVTGGAKNFIMKPRLKNIFRQGLVKVAQTTGAWIITGGSHAGVMKQVGEAVRDFILNCSYKEAEIVTIGIATWGTVYNRDSLICPMGGFPAEYILDEENQGSLSCLDSNHSHFILVDDGTHGRYGVEIPLRTRLEKFISEQTKVKGGVAIKIPIVCVVLEGGPGTLDTIYNAITNGTPCVVVEGSGRVADVIAQVANLPVPKITIALIRKKLSVLFHDTYELFTEGKLVEWTKKIQDIVRSQHLLTIFREGKYGQQDVDVAILQALFKASQNQDHFGRENWDHQLKLAVAWNRVDIARSEVFTDNHEWKPTDLHPVMAAALISNKPEFVKLFLEQGVRLKEFATWDTLIYLYNNMASSCLFHSKLQKVLLEETEHTASSKMPRIQLHHVSQVLRELLGHSTQPLYPKPKHVERPRLSIPVPHIKLNVQGSSLRSLYKRSAGRVTFSMDPVRDLLIWAVVQNRKELAEIIWAQSQDCMAAALACSKILKELAKEEEDTDTTDEMLALAVQYENKAIGVFTDCYRKDEERAQKLLIRVSEAWGKTTCLQLALEAKNMNFVAHGGVQAFLTKVWWGKLCIDNGLWRVIACMLFFPLLYTSLITFREKKLQPMNCLTRFRAFFTAPVVIFHMNILSYFTFLLLFAYVLMVDFQPLPSWWEYLIYFWLFSLVCEEMRQLLYDPDGLGVLKMASLYFKDFWNKLDVCAIVVFITGLTCRLIPSTLYPGRIILSLAFIIFCLRLMHIFTVSRTLGPKIIIVKRMMKDVFFFLFLLAVWVVSFGVAKQAILIHNEERVEWLFRGVVYHSYLTIFGQIPSYIDGVNFNIDQCSPNGTDPYKPKCPETNEDNKKPIFPEWLTVILLCLYLLFTNILLLNLLIAMFNYTFQQVQAHTDQIWKFQRHDLIEEYHGRPPAPPPFILLNHLQLLVRRGLLCRPATRHKQLKEKLEKNEEAALLSWEMYMKENYLQHQQRQEKQNTEQKIRDIAQRVDVLAELLDLDRVKRTGLVEQRLIALEDQVHQSAKALRWIMQALQGNGFTSEEDVPPLVSSRTSEVKELDLEEKPEEKQPPYHVLTRNLIYPGSHTIRFPVPDEKVPWEVEFQLYDPPAYSADHKDTAVQDPFNLSLESLLKINYNAMDGLIDRQSFHGLYAVQDGLPLNPMGRTGLRGRGRLHRFGPNHALHPVVTRWRRNLDGSIIRKSLKKMLEVLVAQYPLSDVWALPGGSLEPGEILPLKLKWILRREFWPQFQNLLKQGTEIHKGYLDDPRNTDNAWVETVAVSIHFDSQNDVQMKRLNSFLQGCDPELCIRWQVLDRRMPLHANHKLLLYKVSTLLGAYY; via the exons ATGAGAAGGCAagttcagcagctgctggaagag GAAAATCTCATCTCATGGATTCCTGAAAATATCCGGAAGAAAGAGTGTGTGCACTTCGTGGAAAGTTCCCAGACATCAGATTCTGG GAGGATTGTGTGCGAGTGCGGCTACCTCAGGGAACAGCACCTGGAAGATGCTGTCAAAACTCCCCTCTTCCTGGGGAAGGAATGGGACCCCAGCAGGCACATCCAGGAAATGCCAACAGATGCCTTTGGGGACATCCACTTTGCAGGCCTGGGACAGAAGATGGGAAAG TATGTGCGTGTCTCCTCTGATACTCCTCCACGGGTCATCTACCACCTCATGACACAGCACTGGGGCCTTGATGCACCCAACCTGCTCATCTCGGTTACTGGTGGAGCCAAAAACTTCATCATGAAGCCAAGGCTAAAGAACATCTTCCGGCAAGGGCTAGTCAAAGTGGCCCAGACCACTG GGGCCTGGATCATCACAGGGGGGTCCCATGCTGGTGTGATGAAACAGGTGGGAGAGGCAGTGCGAGACTTCATCCTCAACTGCAGCTACAAGGAGGCCGAGATTGTCACCATTGGCATAGCCACCTGGGGGACTGTGTACAACCGGGACAGCCTCATCTGCCCCATG GGTGGCTTTCCAGCTGAGTACATCCTGGATGAGGAGAACCAAGGAAGCCTCTCGTGCCTGGACAGCAACCACTCCCACTTCATCCTAGTGGACGATGGGACCCATGGGAGGTACGGAGTGGAAATCCCCCTGAGGACCCGGCTGGAGAAGTTCATTTCGGAGCAGACCAAGGTGAAAGGAG GCGTTGCCATCAAGATCCCCATTGTTTGTGTGGTGCTGGAAGGAGGCCCTGGGACACTTGAT ACCATCTACAATGCCATCACCAATGGGACACCCTGTGTGGTTGTAGAAGGGTCTGGGCGTGTGGCGGATGTCATTGCACAGGTGGCCAACCTGCCTGTGCCCAAGATAACCATCGCTTTGATACGGAAGAAGCTCAGTGTGCTTTTCCACGACACCTATGAGCTCTTCACCGAGGGCAAGCTGGTGGAGTGGACCAAGAAG ATCCAAGACATAGTGCGGAGCCAGCATCTCCTGACCATTTTCAGAGAGGGCAAGTATGGCCAGCAGGATGTGGATGTGGCCATCCTCCAGGCCCTGTTCAAAG CATCCCAAAACCAAGATCACTTTGGTCGTGAGAACTGGGACCACCAGCTGAAGTTAGCTGTGGCCTGGAACAGGGTGGACATTGCTCGGAGTGAGGTCTTCACAGACAACCACGAGTGGAAG CCTACAGATCTCCACCCTGTGATGGCAGCTGCCCTGATCTCAAACAAGCCAGAGTTTGTGAAGCTGTTCCTGGAACAGGGAGTACGTCTCAAGGAGTTTGCCACCTGGGACACCCTCATTTACCTCTACAACAACATGGCATCATCCTGCCTGTTCCACAGCAAGCTGCAAAAGGTCCTGCTGGAGGAGACAGAGCACACAGCTAGCTCCAAAATGCCAAGAATCCAACTGCACCATGTCTCCCAGGTGCTGCGGGAGCTTCTGGGCCACTCCACACAGCCTCTCTACCCCAAGCCCAAGCACGTTGAGCGGCCCCGGCTCTCCATCCCTGTCCCGCACATCAAGCTGAAT GTCCAGGGGTCAAGCCTCCGGTCCCTCTACAAGCGCTCTGCTGGCCGAGTCACTTTCAGCATGGATCCAGTCCGTGACCTGCTCATTTGGGCTGTGGTCCAGAACCGCAAGGAACTGGCAGAAATCATCTGGGCCCAG AGCCAGGACTGCATGGCGGCTGCTCTGGCCTGCAGTAAAATCCTAAAGGAACTTgccaaggaggaggaagacacTGACACCACTGATGAAATGCTGGCCCTGGCTGTGCAGTATGAGAACAAGGCAATTG GTGTGTTCACAGACTGCTATCGCAAGGATGAAGAGAGGGCCCAGAAGCTCCTCATCCGTGTCTCCGAGGCCTGGGGGAAAACAACTTGTCTGCAGTTGGCACTGGAGGCcaaaaacatgaattttgtGGCCCATGGAGGTGTCCAA GCCTTTCTGACAAAAGTCTGGTGGGGGAAGCTGTGCATTGACAATGGGCTTTGGCGGGTGATTGCGTGCATGCTCTTCTTCCCACTTCTCTACACCAGCCTCATCACCTTCAG GGAGAAGAAGCTGCAGCCCATGAACTGCCTGACACGTTTCCGGGCCTTCTTCACGGCACCTGTCGTCATCTTCCACATGAACATTCTCTCTTACTTCACCTTTCTCCTGCTCTTCGCCTACGTCCTGATGGTTGACTTCCAGCCGTTACCATCCTGGTGGGAGTACCTCATCTACTTCTGGCTCTTCTCCTTGGTGTGCGAGGAGATGCGCCAG CTGTTGTATGACCCAGATGGGCTTGGGGTCCTGAAAATGGCTTCCCTGTACTTCAAGGACTTCTGGAATAAGTTGGATGTCTGTGCCATCGTGGTCTTTATCACGGGGCTGACTTGCAG GCTCATTCCATCAACTTTATATCCCGGACGCATCATATTGTCAttggcttttattattttctgcctGCGTCTGATGCATATTTTCACAGTCAGTAGAACGCTGGGCCCCAAGATCATCATTGTGAAGCGCATG ATGAAGGAtgtcttcttcttcctcttcctgctaGCAGTGTGGGTGGTATCCTTTGGGGTTGCCAAGCAGGCCATCCTGATCCACAATGAGGAACGTGTGGAGTGGCTTTTCCGCGGTGTAGTCTACCACTCCTACCTGACCATCTTCGGACAGATTCCTTCCTACATTGATG GGGTGAACTTCAACATTGATCAGTGCAGCCCCAATGGGACTGACCCCTACAAGCCCAAGTGCCCAGAGACCAATGAGGACAACAAGAAACCCATCTTCCCAGAGTGGCTGACGGTCATCTTACTGTGCCTGTACCTGCTGTTCACCAACATCCTCCTCCTTAACCTCCTCATCGCCATGTTCAA CTACACGTTCCAGCAGGTCCAGGCACACACAGACCAGATCTGGAAGTTCCAGAGGCATGACCTGATCGAGGAATACCATGGGCGCCCACCCGCACCTCCGCCGTTCATCCTTCTCAaccacctgcagctcctggtcCGGCGAGGCCTGCTGTGCAGGCCGGCCACGCGCCACAAACAGCTCA AAGAGAAGCTGGAGAAGAATGAAGAAGCTGCCCTTCTCTCCTGGGAGATGTACATGAAGGAGAACtacctgcagcaccagcagcgccAGGAGAAGCAgaacacagagcagaaaatcaGAGACATTGCACAGAG AGTTGATGtactggcagagctgctggactTGGATCGGGTGAAGAGGACAGGTCTGGTGGAGCAGAGATTGATCGCTCTAGAAGACCAG GTTCATCAGAGTGCCAAAGCCTTGAGGTGGATTATGCAGGCCCTGCAGGGCAATGGCTTCACTTCAGAGGAGGACGTGCCGCCCTTGG TCTCCAGCAGAACCTCAGAGGTAAAGGAGTTGGACCTGGAGGAGAAACCTGAAGAGAAGCAGCCCCCATACCATGTGCTTACTCGAAACCTCATCTACCCAGGGTCTCACACCATCCGCTTCCCTGTGCCGGATGAGAAGGTGCCCTGGGAG GTGGAATTCCAGCTGTATGACCCTCCTGCCTACTCAGCCGACCACAAGGACACAGCTGTGCAAGACCCGTTCAACCT ctccttAGAGTCTCTCCTGAAGATAAACTACAATGCTATGGATGGGCTGATTGACCGGCAGAGCTTCCATGGCCTCTACGCTGTGCAGGATGGACTGCCGCT GAATCCCATGGGCAGGACAGGTCTGCGAGGCCGCGGGAGGCTGCACCGCTTTGGGCCCAACCATGCCCTGCACCCAGTTGTGACCCG ctggaggaggaacTTGGATGGGTCCATTATCAGGAAGAGCCTGAAGAAGATGCTGGAAGTGCTGGTGGCCCAGTACCCCCTGTCAGATGTCTGGGCTCTGCCTGGG GGGTCGCTGGAGCCAGGCGAGATACTGCCGCTGAAACTCAAGTGGATCCTGCGCCGGGAGTTCTGGCCCCAGTTCCAGAACTTGCTGAAGCAAGGCACCGAG ATACACAAAGGGTACCTTGATGACCCCCGCaacacagacaatgcctggGTTGAGACTGTTGCTGTCAGCATACACTTTGACAGTCAGAACGATGTGCAGATGAAGCGGCTGAATTCG TTCCTCCAGGGCTGTGACCCAGAGCTGTGCATCCGCTGGCAGGTGCTGGACAGGAGGATGCCCCTGCACGCCAACCACAAGTTGCTCCTGTACAAGGTCTCGACCCTCCTTGGTGCCTACTACTGA